Part of the Sylvia atricapilla isolate bSylAtr1 chromosome 1, bSylAtr1.pri, whole genome shotgun sequence genome, TCCGTGTTCGCATGTCTGCAGCAAGGaatggagaagaggaggaggaagcttGAGCAGTTCtaatgcagaaaacagagaagagagGTGGAAAGCAAAGGCAGACTGAGGATGGAGGAGATGGGCCAGGCTGGTCTGTGATTGCTGAGGGCGCTGCTGGCAGAGACTGGACTTGAATTCAGCACTCAGGGCCCAGCTTGGGGAGAGTGAGGACAATGAGCTGAGACTGAAAAACACAGGCCATGACAGAGTGACCCTGAAACAGGAGAGAGCAGGTTTCCTCCTGAGACTTTTTAAACTCACTGTCTGATAATGTACCTAGAGAGGTCCTGAGAGATCTCCATCAACAGCTGAGAGTGCAATGAGACCAGGGGCTTTACAAACTGCACACACAATTGGTGTTTCTGCTGTACCTGGTGCGCTGGACAGTCTATCTTCAGGCATGTTAAGAAAACACTCTGGCTCCTTGAGAGGGAGGGATGACGCTCTTTAAACTGGAATCGAGGGGCTTTTCTGCAGACGTGTGTGGAGAGGGAAAGATGCCCAGGGAGCATTTGAGCAGCAGAGGTCTGAGCCTCAAGTGGAAGCCATGGAAACTGCATTTCACTAGGCAGCAAGAAACTGTGGAAGATTAGACAGAGGCTGCAAAATTGAAATTGGGAAAGCCCATGAAAGTCCAGTGGGTGGATGTGCAACCTGGATGCTCTTTCCAAGCTGGCTCACACTTGAGGATGTGAGGATGGTGGATGTGGAAGCTCTGTCCCATTTGATGTACACATGAGAGTATAGCAGTGCAATCTTTGCTTTATTATTCTTacaactttttgttttctttcaccagTCCTTCAATATATCCTTCTCTGAATCTTTGCTTTACTATTTGCACATGAATTTCTACCTGTACTACAAAGTCTCATGAGACAAAGTAAAGAAAAGTGGAGTAAATTGTTGGGGCCCTGAGTACATTCCCCCCCCTCCTGGAGGTTTGGCTCTCCAGGGTCAGGGCCAACTCATAGGATGCAACCATCTGtcatcagctctgctctgctcaccttCCTCAGGTCCTGAGGTAATGCCCCCTGGTCAGTGAAACCCCTGCCTCGCTACAGCCCCTCCTGCCTGGCTTCCCATCCCTCTGGAAGCAGCCTTTCCTCGCTGCAACTAGCATGGAATAGAGACTCAGTGTTTGAGGGGAGATGAGGGCTGCAGCTAATGCGAGTGCATGATCAGGTAAGCAGGACCTTAATCTTGGAGACATCAGTACGGACTCGCAGGGTTGAAGCTACTGCTGCGCAGAGGGCAGTATTGAGCTTGTGCTGTTGGATTCAGGCAGAACCTGTGGGAGCAGTTTCCTCTTGCTCTCGAGTATCTTGGTAACCTATCTGTAGGTGTGAGGTCTGCGTTGGTTACACAGAAAAGATTCATTGAACGAGTGATCAAATTGTATTTGCTTGGGAGTCAGAAAGCTGCTTGCACAGCCTGGATCTGGGCCTTTTTGAGATCCTGAGATCCAGTAACACATGGCTaagctttcattttctccatGGTCTAAGTTGCTTTCATAGCAGGGAATGGACCCAAGCTATGTGCACTGAAGGTAACCCCAGCCTGAAGGTTCCTTTAGCACAGTCCTCGGGTGGATGAGACAGGAGAGCTGGGCCAAGGACAGACAGAACATGTATCTGACCAGCAGATCTGGGGCCATGTCCCTTATTGTGTCACAGCTGGTGTCTGGTGGGATTCATCCAAATGCTTGTCACTGCCAGGTTCCTCCCCAGCATGGAACCTGGGCCCTTATCCTGGACTAGGGGCCACAGCCAGTGAATGACCTGCAAAGACAAGCATCTCTCACTCTCTCAGTGATCCAAGGGCAGGGGGTGTCTGCATCAGAGAGCTGATAGGGATCCCCTATGCCACGGCTCAGTTTTATGATTCAATATTTGACCCTGGATGATTATTTTACCACTGACTACTCCACACCCATTTTCCTGACTTGGAGCGGGGCCGTTCTTGCTGTAGAGGCACCACAAGGATGTACCAcagaaaaacatacaaaaagacatgaaataaagagGAGGCTGTGTGATGTCATATCTGGGCCCTGGGGATTCAGATGGTGCCTGTTTAGTGGAGGAAGGCTGAGAACCCCACTTGCAGCACAGTGGGCCCATTTTGCCTCACTTAAATGCTCCACACAGGATCCAAGTGTCCAGCTCCACGGCTGGGCTGACGTGtcccacagaaaacacacacttCAAAGTGATGTTCCACACCTCCCCGAGGAGAGCAGAAGGTGATGGTGGAGAAATCCATGTGTTTACATGGATATCGATGCCACCAGGGAGCCTGGGTAGCTAAGCAGCCAGGGGTGCTGCATCCCTGGTCAAAGGGCAGGAACACACAGAGGACTTGAGAAGACGAATACCCCTAGGTGAGAGCTAGAGCTCTGGAGTGCCACCGTGCCACTGAAACCACACTTGGAGCGAGCATAGACACGACTTCAGCTTGCATTTCTTGGCTttcaaagcacttaaaaaatcCTGATACTCTTCTGAAGCAGGGCTTCAGTTTGCCTATTGCAGGTCTGGTGAGCAGCTCTCTATAGACAGAGGGCAACCCAAATGCCGAGCTGGGGGCAGAAGGTTCTCTGTTTTAGCGTGGGGTCTCCCCACAAGGGGCAGGCGATGTTTCCCCGGACACAGAGAGCACGGCGGAGCCGCTCAGTTCCCGCCGCGGCTCGGGAGCTTTGGACTCGCACGGGTCTCGCCTGCTCCGCAGATGGAGCGATGCGCCGGGGCCGCCGGCCGTCACCGGGGACGACTCCGGACTGCGGCGGGGAGAGGGCGAGCGGTGTCGGGGCCCTCTGCGGGGGAACAGCAAGAGGGGGCAGTTCGGGATACACACGCACCCCTCACCCTGACCCGAGTGCGCCCGCGGGAGGCGCCGCGCTCTtcccggccccgcggcgcccGAGCCCGTCGGTCTCACGGAGACCCGGCTCCGAGCTGACAAGGCTCCAGCGCCGAGAAAGGGGCAGTCCCGGCCCTGCCCCGTGGCTGCTCCCCCCGCGCCCTGCTCGGAGGCAGGCGGTCTgcgggcacggcacggcacggtCCCAGCACTCGGCAGCCGGTGCCTGGCCGGGGCCGGTCCGTCGGGGCGCTGGAGCCCGCCCTTGGCCGCCGTCACCGGGCCACTGTCCGCAGCTCGGCCGTCAGGAGCCGCCGGGAGGGCGGGCTCGGGTCCGCTGGCGGGAGCcggggcggcgccgggcggagcggggccggctcGCCCCGTCCGTGGGCCCGGGCCCGGGCAGGGCCGTGCGGAGCGGCGCGGGCCCGTCCAGTGCCCACAAAAGCACCCTTGTCCTGGCCCCATAATTGCTAATCATCAATCACCATTAATAACAGCTGATGAGGCGGGAGGGGGAGGTGCCTTCCCAGGGGCCGGCCGCGCCGGGGGAGCGGGGCGCCTTGCCCCGCCGGAGCGGGCTCTGAAGGAGGAACTGGACCGTGATGTGCAGAAGATGGATGAGAGCAGAGGGCGACACCCCCGCCcgcctcccctcccctcctcccctcccctcccctcggcggcccggcccggcccccccGCGGCGGGGCGGCTCCGAGCGCGCCTCCACTCCGCCGCGCCGAGCCAGCgagcgggcgggcgggcggcagcTCTCGCCGGGCGCCGGAGCCCACGGGAGGCGGAGggcgcgggccggggccggggccgcggcggcggcggggcccggcggcggcgggatCGCGGCGAGTTGGCGGCGGCCCGAGCTCGCCGGAAAGTTGGTGCCGGCTGAGCCGGAGGCGCCCGCTCGCCATGCAGAGACCCGGCGGCCAGGGGACCGCCTTCTCCATCGACTCGCTCATCGGGacgccgccgccgcgctccggGCACCTGCTGTACACCGGGTACCCCATGTTCATGCCGTACCGGCCGCTGGTGCTGCCGCAGGCGCTGTCCCACGCCCCGCTGCAGTCGGGGCTGCCGCCGCTGGCCCCGCTCGCTTCCTTCGCCGGCCGCCTCACCAACACCTTCTGCGCCAGCCTGGGCCAGGCCGTGCCCTCCATGGTGGCGCTCACCACCGCCCTGCCCAGTTTCTCCGAGCCCCCCGACGGCTTCTACCCACCGCAGGAGCTGCCCCCGCCGCGCGCGACCCCCGACGCCGGCTGCCGGCGCGGCGCCGACGGGCTGGAGGCggaggagctgccccagggccgCGACAAGGGGCCGGCCGAGCCGCCGCTGCACTTCCCGGACCCCTTCCCCGGCCTTGCAGGTAAGAGCGGCGCGGGCCCGTCCTGCCCGGCTCCTCTCCGCCGTCCCCGCGGCACCTGGGGGCAGGCGATCTGCGGGCCGGAGCTCGCCAGGACGGCAGCCCGGAGCGGAGGTGCCGGgggccggggctcggcgggcaggacagagggagccacggctggcggcggcgggacctgctctgggctgagcccccggcccggcccgcagcTTTCGGACCGAGCCGGGAGGACCGAACCGATTCCCCTCCGTCCCCAGGCCCGGTCCGCAGCTTTCGCGGGTGGGCGTCAAACTTGGCTTGgcccggccgggccgcggggcAGGAGGGGCGGGAGGGCGGCCGGGCGTGGGGGACGCCGCGGCGGGACCGGAGCTCTCCGAGGTCCTGGCACTCGGCCCGGGGCGAGCGGGGCGGAAGGTGGCGGGGCGTCCCACGGCTGGGTCCGCAgccctccccgcccgccccgaTCTTGGTCCCGGTCCCGTTTGGTGCGGCGCGGGGTGCGCCTTGTCCCCAGCGTGGCGCCGCGGCCCGGGCGGGTGCCTCCCGGCGTCGCCGTGCTGCGACTGCCGGCTTTCTAAAGTTTCCCCCGAGCCCGGCCCGCAGGGCTGCCGGCGGAGCAGGTCCCGCGCCCAGGcggccgcccgcagccccgctcTCCTCCGCCGCGCCGCCGTCTCGGCACCGGCTCAGCCCGacggcgcgggcgggcggcagcgcccCTCCCGGGACCCCCGGTGCGGCCGGGAACGGCTCCCGTCCTTTGTGAGACCGCTCCCCGGCTGCGCCGGCACCAGCCTCACAGACTTGTTGCTCCGTGTTTCTCAGCCAGGTCCAGCACTCGCCTCTTCTCCCTCGGTCCCGCAGCACAGGGCGTGTGGGGTCCCTGCGGCAAGACACAGGCgagccagctgctgcttctccgGCGTGGCCTCTCTTGAGCTGTCTCTCCTGGCCACTCCTGGGATCCACCTTTGTCTCACAGGCTTCTTGGCATTCATGTGTGCTGAGAgtctctgctgcttctggcaGTGCTTGGCTGTTGGTTCTCCATCCTCTCTTTAGTCTCTCCTGGGTAAGCCCAGGTGTCTTCCTTGCCCTGTCTTGCTCGTCCCTCAGAAGAGCATTTCACTCACTCAGGTACCCCTTAGACCTCTCACTCCAAGTAGGACAATGGGGCATTCTGCCTCCCCCTTGCCTTTGTGGGTTACTGGGTGCTCCTCTGGTGCTCCCCTGCCTCTGTGCAGAATCAAAAGCCCAATgcaatattatttcttttgtggAAGTCTTCTTGgagggcagcactgccctggccaAAACCAGGTCTGTACGACCTCATCCTTCCAGTCTGTGAGCAGACAAACTGCATTGTGCTTGATCTCCCTCCATGGCTCCTCAATACCTGAGCCCAATATGTTCCCTCCTCCCAGGGGACTCAGATGAACTGTCCCAGACTGTGACCACTTCTGAATCCAAGAAATCTTACCTCTAAGACTTCTCCTGTTGCCACCGGATCATGCGATGGAAAGGAAGATGTCTTGCTACTGCTGTTCAtcccctgctgcctctgagcacTGGGTTTGCTCTGGAGCCACGAGGGATGCTTATCCTTCTGCACAGGCATATGCCCATGTGGACCCAGTTCTGTGGGCTGCCCAGGTCCAAGAGGATTTGTCAGGCCAAATGTGCTCACCTTCTCCTTTACCTAATGTTTCTCCTGGCTGTACCAGACAAAACTGGAGATCGACAGTGGGGTTTGTTTTACAATCATCTTAGAGGAAACTCAGGAGGGTTGTTGTGAGCTTTTTCCAGTATTAAGGAATAGAAAGATAATTTGTGTCAACAGGAGTCATCAAAAACTATCTATAATGCAGTTTGCAACTCACATCCAGTCCATGGCTCTGGCCAAAAGCAATTGTCCAGGGAAGAGCAAGAGACCATAACCTGTTCAATGTTCGATTCTAAAATGATGCTTCCCTCACATCCAACCATGTGCACATCTGGGACTTCCTGTGCCAAGTGTTGTTTCTGTATATTTAGTAAACTTCGattaatttgtttctgtggCCTCATCTAATCTCCCCTGGAGTCCAGAAAGGAGGGATAACCTCGACATCAGCCACATCAAGATGGCAAGATGTTCCACAGGTTTTTTACCTGTAGAAGAACCTCGTGAAGGATAAATGCCCTCTTTTGATAGTTTTGCTGACATTTAGTGACATACTCTGGAGTAACTGTTTCTGTCCCTAGGCTCTGTTAGTATCTCCATCGTGCAGGTGTCTGTGGACACAGGATCAGTTGCTTCGTATCAGCCAAAGGAATCAGTGCACTATTTTAGGACTTCTCTTTGCATCCACTGGGTTTGAAACTTGCTTCCAGCAATTGCCACCCTTCTTGAGCAGGGAGAGGCATGTAGGGAAACTGGTGGTGGGAAGCAGCAAAGCTTGAAGTCTGGTTTATTTCTACAGCTGCCCCAAAGGTGTGACCCCTGGTGTGAGGGTACTTAACACCCCTAGCTCCCCACACCTCTCATGGGAGCAGGTTTGTTCCTGAGCTGGACAGATCTCCTCAGATTCAGGCAGTAGTCTGAAACTCTTTCTTGGTTTGCTGTAGAGACTGCACATTCAGTCAGGGGCAGGGTGAAGTTTGTCTTGTGCCCCTGTGTGCTTACCAACACAGAGCTCATCACTACacccattcctgatccaggtCTTCCTGATGCTGCTTGAATAGCTTTGTCACCTGTGACACCCAAATCTCTTCACCATGCTTTCCACATCCAtaattatagaatcacagaatggtttgggttggcagggacctttaaaggccaCCTagtccaaaccccctgccatgggctgggacatcttcaactacatcaggttgctcagaggcCTGTATGAGCTGGCTTTGAGTGTTGCTGGGGATGTGGTACCCACTACTTATCTGGGCAACCTctgccagtgtttcaccacaCGCATTGTGAATAATTCTTTCTTATATCTAATTTAATCCTCTTTAGGTAAAATCATcaccccttgtcctatcacaaGAGACTTAAAAGtctctctttgtctttcttaTAAGCCCTCCTTAAGTACTGAAAGGTTGCAATAAGgtttccctggagccttctcttctccagactgaacaaccccaactaTCTTAGCCGGGCCTCACaacagaggtgctccagccctcagagcacTTTTGTCACCCCCTTTGGACTCCCTTCAGTGTCTTTGACAGGATCAATGAACAGCTGTGACtttgtgaaaaacaaaccagcaggTCAACCCTATTCTTCATCTACTGCTTCTTGTTGATTTTTCAATCGTGATGCTTTGCTTCATGACAGCTTCACTTCATGTTCAAAGGCCTTGAAAGTCTCAGTATACCCCAATCACATGGGTGGGATCCCCTGCCTTCACTCCATCCTTGCTGGGGACACAGTAGGTGACTAACAGACCAAtataccaatttttttttttgtgaaaacatCCAATTTAGATTCTGTTTTCAAATAGTTCCAAGTTCCTTACTGCAAGCCCAGCCCTTTTTATAAGACACAAATATGAGAGTGCTCCATTTAAAATTGGAGTCTGGTTCTGAAGAGAGTATTCAGAGATAGCACCTGTTTTGCAAACCATCATGTTGCTCAGCCTTATTCCAGTctcctggggcacagcctgggctgacAGGAGCAAACTGCCCTACCAGCACTGTTTGCTGGTGTGGCTGCTGGGATGCAatcctccatccctggggaattgcagtgccagggcaggaccTAAAGAGCCCTTGGGGAAGACACTGAATTCCTTGTAAGAGCTCTCTCGTCTTGTCACGCCCCATGCTCCACCAGGGAGAAGTGGTACACAGAAGTGAAAGCTCTTCATCTCCTCAGCAAACTGGTTCCATGAGGCTGTGCAACGGCAGCCAAAGTGCTCCTTGCCACCTGCTGCTGATCCTCAACCCCACAAGTATGAATTCTCTGGGTCTTTACCATCTGTGCACATGGGAAATCTCCTCCCTGACcttcaggaagaaagaaatactCTG contains:
- the GBX1 gene encoding LOW QUALITY PROTEIN: homeobox protein GBX-1 (The sequence of the model RefSeq protein was modified relative to this genomic sequence to represent the inferred CDS: inserted 4 bases in 2 codons), whose translation is MDESRGRHPRPPPLPSSPXPSPRRPGPAPPRRGGXPSAPPLRRAEPASGRAGGSSRRAPEPTGGGGRGPGPGPRRRRGPAAAGSRRVGGGPSSPESWCRLSRRRPLAMQRPGGQGTAFSIDSLIGTPPPRSGHLLYTGYPMFMPYRPLVLPQALSHAPLQSGLPPLAPLASFAGRLTNTFCASLGQAVPSMVALTTALPSFSEPPDGFYPPQELPPPRATPDAGCRRGADGLEAEELPQGRDKGPAEPPLHFPDPFPGLADGKAYSSDEEKLEVKSAATPCSEREEESSAGESEEEPFLDGAAAGAALGAKGKGKGGPAAEQPPPGSAAGKSRRRRTAFTSEQLLELEKEFHCKKYLSLTERSQIAHALKLSEVQVKIWFQNRRAKWKRIKAGNVSNRSGEPVRNPKIVVPIPVHVNRFAVRSQHQQIEQGARP